The window AAAGCAGGCAGCCTGGTCGAGATTAACGTCAAAGAAGACCCAAGCTACAAGGTCGCGACCGACACACTGGCTGGCTAATCAACCTCGCTGGCACTTGATGAGTAAAGTTAGTACGTAACAAAGTACGTACGTAAGTAAATAATTAGAAAGCCTCTCGGTTTAACGCCGAGAGGCTTTTTTAATTTGTTGCATCCTGAAAGAGACTGACTGGTTAAAGACTAAGCATCAGGTCCACATCACTAATACTGCAGCCAGGGCCACTAAAATCAGTCCCAGCCCGTCTTTAATGCGTACTTTCTGTCGTAACCAGAATACAGAGATCAGCATGGTGAAAAAGATCTCCACCTGGCCCAGCGTTTTCACATACGGTACCGCTTCCAGCGACATCGCACTAAACCAGCCGAGCGAACCGATACAGCTGCACACACTGGTCGCCACGACAATTTTAGGCCGCTGCCACAGAGCTTTGAGCGTCGCCGGATCGCGCACCAGCAGATACACCACCAGCATCAGAGTCTGGAGCGATATGACCGACAGCAACACCCAGGCAGCGCTGTACGGGAAAGGTAACCCGAGTGCAAGACTGGCTTCACGAATCCACAATGACGTTAACGCAAAAGCGCTGCCGCTGCCGAGGCCAAGTAAAATAGTCGGTACCGACAACTGACGCCAGCCGCCCTGAGTACTCATCATGAACACTCCGACACCACCAATCACTACCCCGCTCCATCCGAGCAGGCTCAGGTGGGTGCCAAAGAAAATCATCCCCAGAATGGCGGCCACCAAGGCTTCACTTTTGGCAAGTCCGGCCCCCACTGCATAGTTATTGAATTTAAACAGTTTCACCATCAAAGCCGTGGCGATGATTTGCATCACGGACGCTCCGATCACAAAGCCGGTAAAGCTGAGATTAAAAGTCGGCAGAGCTGCATCGGGTTGGTATTGATACAGTCCGAGCAGATAGAGCGCAGCGATCGGGCTTGCCCACAGAAAACGCGCCAGGGTCACACCAGCAGTTTTCACATCGCCGGAAAGACGGCTTTGAAAGGCATTACGCCAGGATTGCATGAAAGCAGCGAGAAAAGTAAAGAAAATCCATGTCATGGGCGATGATCCGATAAAGAGCGAAAGCGCTATGCTATGCAAACTGTGGTTTATCGGCAACCTAAATCCGGCCAGATACAGTAATAACGCCAGCCAACCGCTCCTCTTGCCCCTATCTGACGTCAGTCGGCCCAAGGCAGAGGAAAGCTCTCACCAGCGCATGAAGCGATGGTTTAACACTGACAATAAAAAACCCGCCGGATGGCGGGTTTTTAGTTTCATGGCTAGGTTTTCGTGCTAGCGAAAACTTATCTCATTACGCTTCAGCTTTGTCTTTTTTCGCTTTAGGCGCTGCGGCTGGAGCAGCTACTTTTGCAGCTTCCTGATCCGCTTTTTTCTTGATAACAGTGGTACCTTCGAAAGTTTCACCTTCAACGAACGCTTTACCGTAGTAAGAAGCAGACAGTACTTCTTTCAGCTCTGAAATCAGAGGGTAACGTGGGTTCGCACCAGTACATTGGTCATCGAACGCTTCAACCGCAAGCTCATCCAGTTTCGCCAGGAAGTCAGCTTCGTTGACACCTGCAGCCTGGATAGACATTGGGATATCCAGATTCACTTTCAGCTCATCCAACCATGCCAGCAGACGTTCAATCTTCTGCGCAGTGCGGTCGCCAGCCTGGCTCAGACCCAGGTGGTCTGCAACTTCTGCGTAACGACGACGTGCTTGCGGACGGTCGTATTGAGAGAATGCAGTCTGTTTAGTCGGGTTATCGTTCGCGTTGTAACGTACCACGTTAGAAATCAGCAGTGCGTTCGCCAGGCCGTGTGGCAGGTGGAACTCAGCACCGATTTTGTGTGCCATTGAGTGACATACACCCAGGAATGCGTTAGCAAACGCGACACCTGCGATAGTCGCTGCGTTGTGTACTTTTTCACGTGCAATCGGGTCTTTAGAACCGTTTGCGTAGCTTGATGGCAGGTATTCTTTCAGCATTTTCAGCGCTTGCAGAGCCTGACCGTCAGAGTATTCGTTCGCCAGAACAGATACATAAGCTTCCAGAGCGTGAGTCACCGCGTCGTAACCACCGAAGGCAGTCAGAGACTTAGGCATGTTCATCACCAGGTTAGCGTCAACGATAGCCATGTTAGGAGTCAGTTCGTAGTCCGCCAGTGGATATTTCGCACCAGTTTTGTCGTCAGTTACTACGGCAAACGGAGTGACTTCTGAACCTGTACCTGAAGTGGTAGTGATACATACCAGCTCAGCTTTCTGACCCATTTTAGGGAACTTGTAGATACGTTTACGGATATCCATAAAGCGCATTGCCAGTTCTTCGAAGTGAGTCTCTGGGTGCTCGTACATTACCCACATGATTTTCGCTGCGTCCATTGGAGAACCACCGCCCAGCGCCAGGATAACGTCTGGCTGGAAGCTGCTCATCGCTTCAGCACCTTTCTTAACCACAGACAGAGTTGGATCTGCTTCTACATCAAAGAAAGTCTGAACTTCCATACCCTGCGCTTTCAGCAGTTGTACTACGTCATCAGCATAACCGTTGTTGAACAGGAAGCGGTCAGTTACCAGGAAACGCGCGTTTTTTACCTTCCAGGTCGCTCAGTGCGATTGGAAGACTACCGCGACGGAAGTAGATTGACTTAGGTAGTTTATGCCACAACATGTTTTCAGCTCGTTTCGCTACAGTTTTCTTGTTGATCAGGTGCTTAGGACCTACGTTCTCAGAGATAGAGTTACCACCCCAAGAACCACAACCCAGAGTCAGAGACGGCGCAACGTTGAAGTTGTACAGGTCACCGATACCACCGTGAGTGGTTGGGATGTTGATCAGGATACGTGCAGTTTTCAGCTTGTCACCGAAGTAACGGATACGGTCTGCGTTCACGTCTTGGTTAGTGTAAAGACCTGAAGTATGGCCGATACCACCGATTTCAACCATGGTTACTGCTTGTGCAACCGCATCTTCGAAGTCATCAGCACGGAACAGACCCAGAGTCGGAGACAATTTCTCATGCGCAAATTCGTCGTCGTGAGAGACTTTGCCCAGACCTTCACCAACCAGTACTTTAGTGTCAGCAGGAACAGTCACACCCGCCATTTCCGCAATTTTCGCTGCTGGCTGACCTACGATTTTCGCGTTCAGTGCGCCGTTAATCAGCAGTACTTTACGTACTTTTTCCGCTTCAGCTTTGCTTAATACGTACGCTTTGTGAGAAGCAAAACGTGCTTTCACTTCATCGTATACTGAATCAACCACGATAGCGGCCTGCTCTGAAGCACACACTACGCCGTTGTCGAATGTTTTAGACATCAGGATTGAAGCCACTGCACGTTTGATATCGGCAGTTTCGTCAATCACAACCGGTACGTTACCCGCACCCACACCGATAGCTGGTTTACCTGAAGAGTAAGCCGCTTTCACCATGCCCGGACCACCAGTTGCAAGGATCAGCGCAATACCATCGTGTTTCATCAGCGCGTTAGACAGCTCAACAGATGGCTCATCAATCCAGCCGATGATATCTTTTGGCGCACCCGCTGCTACTGCAGCATCCAGAACCAGTTTCGCTGCATCATTAGTAGAGTTTCTTCGCACGTGGGTGTGGAGAGAAGATGATACCGTTACGTGTCTTCAGAGAAATCAGAGACTTGAAGATCGCAGTTGAAGTCGGGTTAGTGGTTGGTACGATACCGCAGATAATGCCGACAGGCTCAGCGATAGTCATAGTGCCCAGGTTGTCATCTTCTTCCAGAACACCACAAGTCTTTTCGTCTTTGTATTTGTTGTAGATAAACTCAGACGCAAAGTGGTTCTTGATTACTTTATCCTCAACAATACCCATGCCAGATTCCGCTACCGCTTGTTGCGCCAGAGGAATACGAGCTTGGTTAGCTGCCAGCGATGCTGCACGGAAGATTTTGTCTACTTGTTCCTGAGTGTAAGTAGCAAATTCGGCTTGTGCCGCTTTCACACGTGCTACAAGAGCATCAAGTTCAGCCAAGTTAGTTACAGGCATAATGAATCTCCTAAAAATATAAAAATGTTAAAAACTCTTTATTAAGCATGTGTCTTTAAGTTTTGGCCATTTCGTCAATCATTTATCTGACGACAGGCTTAGTAAATTGCTTTCATGGCTGAGTATAATCTTTCACTGTGTGACAAATATTGACTCAGATCAGTTATGAAAAAGTAATTACTACTCTAGGGGTATTTACCCAGAAAAAACAAACTTAAATTATTGAATTTTATATACAAATAAAAAATCACCACTCACTAAAATATTGCTTCACCCGATAAGAAAAACTAAAAAAACTACACAGCTTTGTAAAAAAGTTTCATTTTTGTACAACCGCACTACATGTACCCGTGGATTGATGTGCCACTAAGCAGTATATCTTTTCAGCGATATGCCTCCACACCACTGGATAAATTTTAGCCAAACTGTGCTCTGGTTAACATGCCAGCCTCAAATTGAATACAAAACCAACAATAACGAAACTCTTGGTTCACACTGAGTCATAATGATTAGTTTTTCTTAATCATCAGAGGCCTGCAGCGATACTTTTTTTCATTCGTGCTTTAACAGGCTTTGCACTACATTAAGCCTGTTTTTTATGTCAACCCTGTGATTTCAAGAGAATCCTTAATGCAATTTGAGTTCGCTATTTTTCTGCAGTTTTTTCTCGGCCTTGTGGCCGCCGTTAACCCGGTCGGTATCATGCCTGTGTTTGTGTCGCTGACCGGCCACATGACACCGGAAGAAAAGAATAAAACCGCAGCCACTGCCAATACAGCCGTTGCGGTCATTTTGATCATTGCATTGCTTGGTGGTCAGATGCTGCTGGATATGTTCAGCATTTCACTCGACTCTTTCCGCGTGGCAGGTGGTTTACTGCTGCTGAGCATCGCATTTTCGATGATGAGCGGTAAACTGGGTGAAGATAAGCAGAATAAACAGGAAAAGACCGAATACATCAGCCGTGAGCAGATAGGTGTGGTTCCTCTGGCCATGCCGCTGATGGCAGGTCCGGGTGCGATCAGTTCGACGATTGTTTATGGTTCGCGTTATCCGGCGATGATGGATACCTTAGGTATCGTCGTTACCATTATTTTGTTTTGCGTGGCATCATGGGTTCTGTTCCGCTCCGCACCTTATATCGTGCGCTTATTAGGCCAGACCGGGATCAACGTCATCACTCGTATCATGGGCCTGATTCTGGGCGCATTGGGGATTGAATTTATCGCCAACGGATTACGCAGCCTGTTTCCGGGACTGGCGTAAACCGCTGGCCGGATTAGCCTAACGCCCGACATAACGTTATGATATTGCAACGAGTGACACAGGTTGCAATATCATGACGGACAATACCTTTAAACACCAGCTTTACGTCGTTATCTTCGGTACTCACACCCGCGGCGGGCGTATTTTTGACATCGCATTGATTATTGCGATTCTGACCTCCATTCTGGCGCTGATACTCGAATCCATCCCCGAGGTGGCCGCCGTCTGGAAGCAGGAAATCCGCATCATCGAATACGTCTTCACTGCATTATTTACCATCGAATATCTGCTCAGACTGTATTGTTCCCCTCAGCCCAAAGCCTACGCAAAAAGTTTTTACGGCGTCATCGACCTGGTGTCTATCCTGCCGACTTACTTCAGCCTGCTGTTTCCTTCCGCCACCTTTATGGGCGCAATCCGCTTATTACGTGTAATGCGTATTTTTCGGATCTTTAAACTGGTGCGCTATCTGCAAGACTCCAACATTCTGATGCGCTCCATGCTGGGAGCCCGACGTAAGGTTCTGATCTTTTTCAGTACTGTGGCGGTTTTGGTCACCATTTTTGGATCTATCGTGTACGTAATTGAAGGACCGGAAAACGGCTTTACCAGTATCCCGCAGAGCATCTATTGGGCGATAGTCACCATTACCACCGTCGGCTATGGCGATGTCGCACCACAAACTCCGCTCGGAAAAGCAGTGGCCGCTCTGACCATGCTGCTCGGTTATTCGATCCTCGCGGTACCAACCGGCATTATTACCGCAGAGCTCAATCAGGAAATGAACTCACATCGTGAACTGGTGAAGTGCCCCAACTGCTCCCATGCAGGCCATGATCCGGATGCCATGTACTGTAAACATTGTGGCAGTGAACTGGCTGACCCGGATAAACGTGTGGTACCAACCAGGCTGCCACCAAAAGTTACCGCAGGCTCAGAGCAAAAAAACGTGCAGCCACCCGATGACTAACTGAGGTAAGTACGGTCAGTCATGACCACTTCGCCCAGTTGAGGATGTTGAGCGCCGTGATGGGGTGAACACTCGGTATGCCAAAGGAAAGGTATGCCAACGAAAGGGATCGTAACCAAAGGAATGGCAGGCCGTAACCAAAGAGAGTTACGAACTGTTAGTCATAAAAAAAGCGCCCGCAGGCGCTTTTTCCGAAACAGACTTGTTTTTCAGTCTGGGACGAAGTGTTATTACTTCTCAGCCAGAATGATACGCAGTGTACGACGCAGTGGTTCTGCCGCACCCCATAACAGCTGGTCACCAACGGTGAACGCGTTAAGGAAATCGTCACCCATCGACATTTTACGCAGACGGCCAACTGGCACAGACAGTGTACCGGTAACTTTCGCTGGGCTAAGCTCGCGTGCAGTGATGTCACGTTCGTTCGGGATAACTTTAACCCAATCATTGT is drawn from Vibrio sp. CDRSL-10 TSBA and contains these coding sequences:
- a CDS encoding ion transporter, producing the protein MTDNTFKHQLYVVIFGTHTRGGRIFDIALIIAILTSILALILESIPEVAAVWKQEIRIIEYVFTALFTIEYLLRLYCSPQPKAYAKSFYGVIDLVSILPTYFSLLFPSATFMGAIRLLRVMRIFRIFKLVRYLQDSNILMRSMLGARRKVLIFFSTVAVLVTIFGSIVYVIEGPENGFTSIPQSIYWAIVTITTVGYGDVAPQTPLGKAVAALTMLLGYSILAVPTGIITAELNQEMNSHRELVKCPNCSHAGHDPDAMYCKHCGSELADPDKRVVPTRLPPKVTAGSEQKNVQPPDD
- a CDS encoding YchE family NAAT transporter yields the protein MQFEFAIFLQFFLGLVAAVNPVGIMPVFVSLTGHMTPEEKNKTAATANTAVAVILIIALLGGQMLLDMFSISLDSFRVAGGLLLLSIAFSMMSGKLGEDKQNKQEKTEYISREQIGVVPLAMPLMAGPGAISSTIVYGSRYPAMMDTLGIVVTIILFCVASWVLFRSAPYIVRLLGQTGINVITRIMGLILGALGIEFIANGLRSLFPGLA
- a CDS encoding DMT family transporter, which translates into the protein MTWIFFTFLAAFMQSWRNAFQSRLSGDVKTAGVTLARFLWASPIAALYLLGLYQYQPDAALPTFNLSFTGFVIGASVMQIIATALMVKLFKFNNYAVGAGLAKSEALVAAILGMIFFGTHLSLLGWSGVVIGGVGVFMMSTQGGWRQLSVPTILLGLGSGSAFALTSLWIREASLALGLPFPYSAAWVLLSVISLQTLMLVVYLLVRDPATLKALWQRPKIVVATSVCSCIGSLGWFSAMSLEAVPYVKTLGQVEIFFTMLISVFWLRQKVRIKDGLGLILVALAAVLVMWT